TTGGTCGCCGGTTTTTTGATGGCTCATGGTGGTCCATCACTTGTTTTTCTATTTGACGGCCTGTCCTATTTTGGCCTGCTCTTCGTTCTTGCGAAGATCAAACTCCAGCCCCCACTTCACAGGGCCACCCCCCATGGAACATCTCAACTTGCCGCCATCTCTCAAGGTTTTCGTTATCTCAAAAACAATCGCTCCATTCGCTATCGATTGATACAGCTCCTTCTCACGATTTGCTTTGTTTTTCCCATCATGATGGTCATCTTCCGCACTTTCGTGCGCCAGAAATTTCAACTTTCAGGAGCTGAGTTTGGCTATGTTTTCAGTTTGCCAGCCTTTGGAGCCCTGGCTGGAGCGCTGACCTTTGCGTTCTGGAAGCCCATAAAACCGATCAATACCCTTCAGTTAAGTATTCCAATGGGCATCTTGTCGCTTATTTCTGTTCCTTTCATGCCAACCGCCACCACCACTTCATTGGCAATGACTGTAAATGGTTTCTTTAGCTATTTGACCTTTGCCTCTCTGACCGTGAGCATTCATTTGGATCTCGAAGAGGAGTATCGGGGGCGAATTAGCTCTCTCATTGGCATGTGTTTCATCAGTATAGGGCCAATCATGTGTCTTCCCGTGGGGATTCTAGGCGATCATCTTGGCTTCATCTCAACCGTGTTAATTTTGGCAGGAATATTCGCCTTGCTCAGCGCCCAACTTGCTCTCCAGCATTGGCGCTCCCTTCGGCGAATAGGCCCCATGGAGATTTAATCGATTTAGCTGATTCGGTTGATTCCGCTGATTTAAAAGAAGTTTGTCTTTTCTCCCCCTATTAGGTAATTGATATGTGAAGAGGAGATTCCCAATGCCATCTCAAATTCAGGTTCAGTTTGACCAAACGCCAAATCCGGCAACAATGAAGTTTTCCTTCGGCCGTCAGATAGCCGACGAATCAGCTGAATTTCTAAATGCAGGGCAGACCAAGCGCTCGCCTCTGGCCGCTAAGATATTTGGCTTTCCCTGGGTTGCAGGCTTTTTTATTGGTGCCGATTTCGTCACAGTGACAAAACAAGATTGGGTTGACTGGGATATTATTGCAGAGCCTTTAGCAAACCTTCTTGAGGAGCATCTTCTTAGTGGCGAGGCCGTTCTTTTGCCCGAAGTGGTTAATCCCAGAAGCGATGATTCAGAACAGGTGAGATTAATCAAACAGATCTTTTCGGATGAGATTCAGCCGGCTGTCGCAATGGATGGGGGAGATATCTCATTTCATAAATACGAAGATCAGATTGTTTACGTCTCTATGAGGGGGTCTTGCTCCGGTTGTCCCAGTTCAATGATCACCCTTAAAGATGGGGTAGAAGCACGACTCAAATCATCAATACCCGAAATCAAAGAAGTCATTGC
This region of Bdellovibrionales bacterium genomic DNA includes:
- a CDS encoding NifU family protein; translation: MQVQFDQTPNPATMKFSFGRQIADESAEFLNAGQTKRSPLAAKIFGFPWVAGFFIGADFVTVTKQDWVDWDIIAEPLANLLEEHLLSGEAVLLPEVVNPRSDDSEQVRLIKQIFSDEIQPAVAMDGGDISFHKYEDQIVYVSMRGSCSGCPSSMITLKDGVEARLKSSIPEIKEVIAL
- a CDS encoding MFS transporter; the encoded protein is MVKFLATRFSPFKHASFRQFFLVQTISMVGTWSHELARAWIVVEMLGRAAALGLLMISVALPASFLILQGGVLVDQLEVRRVMIVTRSILAISSLILASLTEFGHIQLWQLIVFGIIEGTVMSLDSPAEQALRARLVPRSDFQQAIALSSSNFHLARMLGPLVAGFLMAHGGPSLVFLFDGLSYFGLLFVLAKIKLQPPLHRATPHGTSQLAAISQGFRYLKNNRSIRYRLIQLLLTICFVFPIMMVIFRTFVRQKFQLSGAEFGYVFSLPAFGALAGALTFAFWKPIKPINTLQLSIPMGILSLISVPFMPTATTTSLAMTVNGFFSYLTFASLTVSIHLDLEEEYRGRISSLIGMCFISIGPIMCLPVGILGDHLGFISTVLILAGIFALLSAQLALQHWRSLRRIGPMEI